One window of the Diospyros lotus cultivar Yz01 chromosome 12, ASM1463336v1, whole genome shotgun sequence genome contains the following:
- the LOC127814262 gene encoding rho-N domain-containing protein 1, chloroplastic, translated as MSPTIHFVPQNVPGYGPADRRCFPYSRISGQALRLFPCSSCGNYQTPTHFKILSLTGTSRGMSSVCKAGYRRNPDFPRQNKHGFSRSRNRQNEERDGSETLEESEFFTSKNGPLLSMSSASKFQATAAPGPREKEIVELFRKVQAKLRERAVAEEEKKIESPQGHGKESETVDSLLKLLRKHTTQQGKRTGSGRNFILDQAEQNGGMEEEKSTSSLDSNNSAKDEAHQRESPSFSRPVSNFRRRSPVPKVQFQSNYVSATDTRLDGKRERTHPDPETDEPKLDSEPEPNFPDGVFDGMSEEEPVDIDEGYSDEDVEEHKPILGEELSAMKLPELRALAKSRGLKGFSKLKKHQLVELLVGGST; from the exons ATGTCTCCAACAATCCATTTTGTCCCGCAAAACGTTCCAG GTTATGGGCCAGCAGACAGAAGATGCTTTCCCTACTCCAGAATTTCTGGACAAGCACTCAGACTGTTTCCCTGCTCTTCATGTGGCAACTACCAAACCCCAACGCATTTCAAGATTCTGTCTTTGACAGGCACTTCCAGGGGGATGTCTTCTGTGTGCAAAGCTGGTTACAGAAGAAACCCAGACTTCCCAAGACAAAACAAGCATGGGTTCTCCCGAAGTAGAAACAGgcaaaatgaagagagagatGGTTCTGAAACCCTTGAAGAATCTGAATTTTTTACCTCAAAAAACGGGCCATTGCTTTCTATGTCTAGTGCTTCAAAATTCCAAGCAACAGCTGCTCCAGGGCCAAGAGAAAAGGAGATTGTTGAACTTTTCAGGAAAGTCCAGGCTAAACTTCGAGAAAGAGCAGTTGccgaggaagagaagaaaattgagTCACCACAGGGGCATGGCAAGGAAAGTGAAACTGTTGATTCTCTCCTTAAGCTTTTAAGGAAGCACACTACCCAACAAGGCAAGCGAACTGGCAGTGGCAGAAACTTCATTTTGGACCAGGCTGAACAGAATGGTGGGATGGAGGAAGAGAAAAGCACAAGCTCCTTGGACTCGAATAACAGTGCGAAGGATGAGGCTCATCAACGTGAGTCCCCTTCTTTTAGCAGGCCAGTCTCAAATTTTCGACGGAGGTCTCCAGTACCTAAAGTCCAATTCCAGAGCAACTATGTATCGGCAACTGATACTCGTTTAGATGGTAAAAGGGAGAGGACTCATCCTGATCCCGAGACAGATGAGCCAAAGCTAGATAGTGAGCCTGAACCCAATTTTCCCGATGGCGTGTTTGATGGAATGTCAGAGGAGGAACCCGTTGATATTGATGAAGGTTATAGTGATGAAGACGTAGAAGAACATAAACCAATTTTAGGTGAGGAGTTGAGTGCGATGAAGTTACCAGAACTGAGAGCCCTTGCAAAGTCTCGTGGTTTGAAAGGGTTCTCAAAGCTCAAGAAACACCAGCTTGTGGAGTTACTGGTTGGGGGCTCAACCTAA